Proteins encoded together in one Candidatus Omnitrophota bacterium window:
- a CDS encoding ferrous iron transporter B has product MIKKIYLIGNPNVGKSVVFSRLTGVNVISSNYPGTTVEIYKGYVDLGDEKIEVVDLPGTYSLEPTSHAEGVAVSLLKENSKSEIAVINILDATNLERNLLLTLQLIEEGFPVIACLNMCDEAGHRGVHIDTEALERLLEIPVVSTCAVTGVGIKSLIERIQSAAPVSRDRIASRERWAEVGRRVEQGQLLEHRHHTLREMIEDASVRPFTGLVMAAAVIYASFKIVRFVGEFIIGRITDPIFIDLYRPVLERLTRYWKEDGFWFHLLIGDLIDGKIDFKQSLGVLTTAPYIEFGMVLPYVISFYFILSVLEDIGYLPRLAILLDNLMHRLGLHGFAVIPVLLGFGCNVPGILATRALESKRERFIAATIISIGVPCVPLQAMIFGLLGKFGGFYVCGVYLVLFSLIIILGVILNRLLTGYSPEFLLEIPPYRFPPLATLLAKLYLRVKGFLVEAVPVVMLGVLFVNLLIYFKLFDFITGISAPVIHGLFGLPKESVVALVIGFIRKDVAVGMLMPLGLSAKQLFIGATLLAISFPCIATFVVIWKELGFKDLMKATTIMVAISIIVGTLLNFTIVP; this is encoded by the coding sequence CATTTCGTCTAATTATCCGGGCACGACCGTAGAGATATACAAAGGGTATGTCGATCTCGGGGATGAGAAGATCGAGGTCGTTGACCTGCCCGGAACTTACTCGCTGGAGCCGACTTCGCACGCGGAAGGTGTAGCCGTCTCGTTATTAAAAGAGAATTCCAAAAGCGAGATAGCGGTGATCAATATTCTCGATGCGACCAACCTGGAGCGCAACCTGCTCCTGACCCTGCAATTGATAGAAGAAGGGTTCCCTGTGATCGCCTGTCTTAATATGTGCGATGAGGCCGGCCACAGGGGCGTCCATATAGACACCGAAGCCCTGGAAAGGCTGCTGGAGATCCCGGTGGTCTCCACCTGCGCCGTAACCGGCGTGGGGATAAAGTCGCTGATAGAGAGGATACAGAGTGCAGCCCCGGTTTCAAGGGACAGGATCGCCAGCAGGGAGAGGTGGGCCGAGGTCGGCAGGAGAGTTGAACAGGGCCAGCTCCTCGAACACAGGCATCATACTTTAAGGGAGATGATAGAGGATGCATCGGTCCGGCCTTTTACCGGGCTGGTGATGGCCGCGGCGGTCATCTATGCTTCGTTCAAGATCGTACGTTTTGTCGGCGAATTCATCATCGGCAGGATAACGGACCCTATATTCATAGATCTTTACCGGCCGGTATTGGAAAGGTTGACGCGATATTGGAAGGAAGACGGGTTTTGGTTCCATCTCTTAATAGGCGACCTGATCGACGGTAAGATAGATTTCAAGCAGTCGCTGGGTGTATTGACCACGGCCCCTTACATAGAATTCGGTATGGTCCTCCCGTATGTCATATCGTTCTATTTTATACTCAGCGTCTTAGAAGATATAGGGTATCTGCCGCGTCTTGCGATATTGCTGGATAACCTGATGCACCGCCTGGGACTGCACGGTTTCGCGGTCATACCGGTGCTCTTGGGTTTCGGGTGTAACGTGCCGGGCATACTGGCGACGCGCGCCCTGGAATCGAAACGGGAAAGGTTTATCGCAGCTACCATAATATCGATAGGCGTGCCGTGCGTGCCGCTGCAGGCGATGATATTCGGGCTATTGGGCAAATTCGGCGGATTTTACGTATGTGGTGTATATCTAGTCTTGTTCTCACTGATAATAATACTGGGGGTCATCCTGAACCGTCTCCTGACCGGGTACAGCCCGGAGTTCCTTCTGGAGATACCCCCGTATAGGTTTCCGCCGCTTGCCACGCTCCTCGCCAAACTCTACCTGCGCGTCAAAGGTTTTCTGGTAGAGGCGGTGCCGGTCGTCATGCTGGGTGTCCTATTCGTTAACCTGCTCATCTATTTCAAACTATTCGATTTCATAACCGGGATATCGGCGCCGGTGATCCACGGCCTCTTCGGGTTGCCCAAAGAGTCGGTGGTCGCCCTGGTCATCGGGTTCATAAGAAAAGACGTCGCGGTCGGCATGCTCATGCCGCTGGGACTTTCGGCCAAACAGCTCTTCATAGGGGCAACGTTACTGGCTATCTCTTTCCCGTGCATAGCGACATTCGTAGTGATATGGAAAGAGCTGGGTTTTAAAGATCTGATGAAAGCTACGACGATCATGGTGGCTATCAGTATCATTGTAGGGACGCTGCTCAATTTCACGATAGTGCCGTGA
- a CDS encoding glycosyltransferase family 39 protein, translated as MYAIPRVRLYTVIFLIIAAASVFRFYHLGAVEMIADEYRDIPAARAYAADPNPFIPGVQKNDDISQARMPYYITALSLRLSGDPLSRARLPSAIFGVLAVLITYLIGRELYDVKTGILSALLLAISTYHIGFSRFSATTGESHDLFFFLLSLLLFFKGITGRETRPILFSGITTGLAIASKFSMALLIPVFFLYMLSLFRGNCFKISRINKILLRITYLNLAVIISFAFISFNLYGHAPGGLSADRIFILFLSAVLFYLPLLFIAIFRTGRLFDENDALPIFFNMVLTCAAFTFIGSPVHLDPANLTGALRWFGEFGYNNSLETGPLYFLNPIATIFLRMAPPFNLIFIPAFLYTVSRSRNGSDLLISMVFILYLAFLSSLKWFMSWYVMPLMPLALIMSSHFTVLWIEKLRRKTAYPVALFLISVSIALQLPNLLRISPYYQIDGYRFGSRFIGLNKPSFLTTEGVKDAIAWLEKNIPDRSRVGFFINLRPINDHLAGYLFRWVAGIHARNRTIEYDYAFDTKKIDAYDYLAVSPLLKRRPTDKNGTLRRIHTVSVAGLDVLYIYEIVI; from the coding sequence ATGTATGCCATTCCCCGCGTTCGTCTATACACGGTCATATTTCTCATAATTGCCGCCGCTTCCGTATTCAGGTTCTATCATTTAGGTGCAGTGGAGATGATAGCGGATGAATATCGCGATATACCCGCGGCCAGGGCCTACGCGGCGGATCCCAATCCGTTCATACCGGGCGTCCAGAAGAACGACGACATATCGCAGGCAAGGATGCCTTATTATATAACAGCATTGAGCCTCCGCTTATCGGGCGACCCGTTATCCAGGGCAAGGCTTCCGTCGGCCATATTCGGCGTCCTCGCAGTATTGATCACGTATCTTATCGGGAGAGAGCTTTATGATGTGAAGACGGGTATATTGAGCGCTCTCCTTCTGGCCATATCCACTTATCATATAGGTTTCTCGAGATTTTCCGCAACGACAGGCGAAAGTCATGACCTCTTCTTCTTTCTCCTGAGCCTCTTGCTTTTTTTTAAAGGTATTACCGGGAGAGAGACAAGGCCGATCCTATTCTCGGGGATAACGACGGGCCTTGCCATTGCTTCAAAATTCAGCATGGCACTCCTCATCCCTGTATTTTTTTTATACATGTTATCTCTTTTCAGAGGCAACTGTTTCAAGATAAGCCGTATAAACAAAATACTGCTTCGAATAACATATCTCAATCTTGCCGTTATCATCTCTTTTGCATTCATCTCTTTTAATCTGTATGGTCACGCGCCGGGCGGCTTATCTGCGGACAGGATCTTCATCCTGTTCCTATCCGCGGTTCTCTTTTATCTGCCCCTTCTTTTCATAGCCATATTCAGGACGGGCCGCCTTTTCGATGAGAACGACGCGTTGCCCATCTTTTTTAATATGGTCTTAACATGCGCGGCCTTTACCTTTATAGGATCACCGGTACATCTCGACCCCGCCAATCTGACCGGTGCTTTAAGATGGTTCGGTGAATTTGGGTATAACAATTCTCTGGAGACAGGGCCCTTATATTTTTTAAATCCGATAGCAACCATTTTCCTCAGGATGGCGCCGCCGTTCAACCTTATATTCATACCGGCCTTTCTCTATACTGTAAGCCGTTCCAGGAACGGCTCCGATCTGTTGATCTCAATGGTCTTCATTCTGTATCTGGCGTTCCTATCGAGCCTTAAATGGTTTATGAGCTGGTATGTGATGCCCCTTATGCCGCTCGCGCTTATCATGAGTTCGCATTTTACCGTTCTATGGATTGAAAAATTACGGAGAAAGACTGCTTATCCGGTCGCTCTCTTTCTGATATCCGTCTCTATCGCCCTCCAGCTGCCGAACCTTTTAAGGATATCGCCGTATTATCAGATAGACGGCTACAGGTTCGGGAGCAGGTTTATAGGGCTGAATAAGCCGTCGTTCCTGACGACGGAGGGCGTAAAAGACGCCATCGCCTGGCTTGAAAAAAATATACCGGACCGTTCAAGGGTGGGATTCTTCATTAATCTCAGGCCGATCAACGACCATCTTGCCGGCTATCTTTTCCGGTGGGTTGCCGGGATCCATGCCAGGAATAGGACGATAGAGTATGATTACGCCTTTGATACGAAAAAGATAGACGCATATGATTATCTGGCCGTTTCGCCGTTGTTGAAGAGGCGCCCGACGGATAAGAACGGGACACTCAGGCGGATCCATACGGTCAGCGTGGCGGGGTTAGACGTATTATATATCTACGAGATAGTCATATGA
- a CDS encoding glycosyltransferase family 2 protein, whose protein sequence is MIKFSVVIPIYDEEGSVEPLYLSLKSVMDRMKEPYEIIFVNDCSRDGSLQALKNIDAAPAHLTIVSLRRHSGQSAALQAGFDAARGETIITIDGDLQNDPGDIPCLLDKIKSGYDVVCGWRYDRKDPWHKIAASRIANLVCRIAAREKIHDTGCTLRVFKRSVLKDVRLSENMHRFFTLIMARRGYSIGEVKVSHSRRKSGKSKYGILNRLGWVTDLIRIAGSDMDDLMRQGNGYEIEEIIRRR, encoded by the coding sequence ATGATAAAGTTCTCGGTCGTTATACCCATATATGATGAAGAGGGCTCGGTCGAGCCGTTATACCTTTCTTTGAAAAGCGTCATGGACAGGATGAAAGAGCCTTATGAGATAATTTTCGTTAATGACTGCTCGAGGGACGGGAGCCTGCAGGCCCTGAAAAATATTGACGCCGCGCCGGCTCATTTAACCATCGTAAGTTTACGAAGACACAGCGGCCAGTCGGCGGCCCTCCAGGCAGGGTTTGATGCAGCACGAGGGGAGACGATCATTACCATTGACGGAGATCTTCAGAATGATCCCGGAGATATACCATGCTTATTGGATAAGATTAAGTCGGGATATGATGTCGTTTGCGGATGGAGATATGACAGGAAAGACCCATGGCATAAGATAGCGGCGTCAAGGATCGCTAATCTTGTGTGCCGTATCGCCGCGAGAGAGAAGATCCATGACACCGGATGCACCCTCAGGGTCTTTAAAAGATCCGTTCTGAAAGATGTCCGCCTGTCTGAAAACATGCACAGGTTCTTTACATTGATAATGGCCAGGCGCGGTTACAGTATAGGGGAAGTGAAGGTCAGCCACTCCCGGAGGAAGTCCGGGAAGTCAAAGTACGGCATACTGAACAGGCTCGGATGGGTGACGGATCTTATAAGGATAGCCGGATCGGATATGGATGACCTGATGCGGCAGGGAAATGGTTATGAGATAGAAGAGATAATAAGGAGACGATGA
- a CDS encoding glycosyltransferase family 39 protein, protein MKFFKYAGLCSIVALGFLLRVYHLGNSSLWWDELMTVSRIDYPLVQVVRNLFISPFPPLYYILMNLWVKAFGNSEFFLRLPSLMFSVGSVIAVFYLARELFDEDAGFFSALFLSVSPYSIWFAQTAKMYSMSWFFAILSFLFFHRFTRDKRRVSLLLYVIFTTLSIYTTYIGFILILTQNILFFCFNRERQVRRWLLGQALIFLFFLPWLGIFQYNAINRTGLDWIPAVDNYIRLIGSVFPRMLTGYFGNPGYAELVICSLLIISAVVKLAGDRQKRYSISFSLLFAWIAVPVFVYYLTYISAYPILSEFSDRYIGVIHIPLIILMSRGISKYKAGYISVILVLLLGMTLLYHLRPFYKADCKMTFTFRGVVFDDNWRNLSNEIRQRAGSDPLIVTDLPPVFRYYIKGYRIEPLEYIRDMENSVSAGNFTSIFMVYKISGGRVKGRPLQRTIKGYKLEEDYYRHPNGFFWFRKIDD, encoded by the coding sequence ATGAAATTTTTTAAATATGCCGGCCTATGTTCCATAGTAGCCCTCGGGTTCCTCCTGAGGGTCTACCATCTGGGCAATTCCAGTTTATGGTGGGATGAACTCATGACCGTAAGCCGTATCGACTATCCGCTCGTCCAGGTGGTCAGGAACCTCTTCATATCTCCTTTTCCGCCGCTCTATTATATCCTGATGAACCTCTGGGTAAAGGCCTTCGGGAACAGCGAATTCTTTTTGCGTCTCCCGTCCCTGATGTTTTCCGTAGGATCGGTCATAGCCGTATTTTACCTGGCAAGGGAACTCTTCGATGAGGATGCGGGGTTCTTTTCCGCGTTATTCCTGAGCGTTTCACCATATAGCATCTGGTTTGCCCAGACGGCAAAGATGTACTCCATGTCATGGTTCTTCGCGATACTCTCATTCCTCTTTTTTCACAGGTTCACGAGAGATAAAAGAAGAGTCAGCCTGTTATTGTACGTTATCTTTACCACATTATCGATCTATACCACATATATAGGGTTCATCCTCATACTGACCCAGAATATACTCTTCTTCTGCTTTAACAGGGAGAGGCAGGTCAGGAGATGGTTATTGGGCCAGGCGTTGATATTTTTATTCTTCCTGCCATGGCTGGGGATATTCCAATATAACGCGATAAACAGGACAGGGTTGGATTGGATCCCCGCCGTGGATAATTATATAAGACTTATCGGCTCTGTCTTCCCGAGAATGCTGACGGGTTATTTCGGGAACCCGGGCTATGCGGAGTTGGTCATATGCTCCCTTCTGATAATATCCGCGGTCGTAAAGTTGGCAGGCGATAGGCAAAAAAGATATTCTATCAGTTTTAGCCTGCTCTTCGCATGGATAGCAGTGCCCGTTTTTGTATATTACCTGACCTATATCTCGGCATATCCTATTCTCAGCGAGTTCTCGGACAGATATATCGGCGTTATACATATCCCCTTGATCATACTGATGAGCAGGGGGATATCTAAATACAAAGCCGGATATATATCCGTCATATTGGTCCTTCTGCTTGGCATGACCCTCCTTTACCATTTGCGCCCTTTTTATAAAGCCGATTGTAAGATGACCTTCACTTTTCGCGGCGTGGTCTTCGATGATAACTGGAGGAACCTATCGAATGAGATACGTCAGAGGGCCGGCAGCGATCCATTGATAGTTACGGACCTTCCCCCGGTCTTCAGGTACTACATTAAGGGTTATAGGATAGAACCGTTGGAATATATCAGGGATATGGAAAACAGCGTTTCCGCCGGTAACTTTACGTCAATTTTTATGGTCTATAAAATAAGCGGAGGGCGCGTAAAAGGCAGACCCCTGCAGAGGACGATCAAGGGATATAAGCTGGAAGAGGACTATTACAGGCATCCGAACGGTTTCTTCTGGTTCAGGAAGATCGATGACTAA
- a CDS encoding sulfatase: MTKTLKRYINPLFFLVLFSAFVIFVVIARNNVPRGERPNIVWIVIDALRADHLGCYGYGRDTSSFIDGFAGKGILFEHAFSQESYTQASVASFFTSTYPWVNKVLYDKPMIDVLDPAFVTIAEILKEAGYDTAAFVFNPHLKAIFNFGQGFDLYSDGGKGLKVVLRDPGSHETAKKISAKVKRYLERTGGKRPVFLYLHYRDVHGPYMPPPPYDSVFPGPDSAYDGEIRYADNSIRALFTLLKGYGIDNRNSVIIVTADHGEEFYDDPPPDKRSPGGHGRTLYNELIHVPLIMSIPGLPAGKRIGAYVGLIDIAPTLCDILKIDRKRYGRFQGMTLLPVINGEDDGHRPVYGGGKYGRGFVIRGGYKYYIDLKNKTASCMRPADNDNVMREELYDMNADFNEVMDLSGARPDIVSELRKELEAFIKGSPVYGGLAASVWPDARTEEELRSLGYLQ; the protein is encoded by the coding sequence ATGACTAAGACTTTAAAAAGATATATAAATCCTTTATTTTTTTTAGTTCTTTTTTCAGCGTTTGTTATATTTGTTGTTATTGCCAGGAATAATGTTCCCCGGGGAGAGCGGCCGAATATAGTATGGATCGTCATAGACGCGCTGCGGGCCGACCACCTGGGGTGTTACGGTTACGGAAGGGATACGAGCTCGTTCATCGATGGATTTGCCGGTAAAGGCATCCTCTTCGAGCATGCCTTCAGCCAGGAGTCATATACACAGGCGTCCGTGGCGTCGTTCTTTACATCCACATATCCATGGGTCAATAAAGTCCTTTACGATAAACCTATGATAGATGTATTGGACCCGGCCTTTGTAACTATCGCGGAGATATTAAAAGAGGCCGGTTACGATACCGCGGCCTTCGTCTTTAACCCGCACCTCAAGGCGATATTCAATTTCGGCCAGGGGTTCGATCTCTACAGCGACGGCGGGAAAGGCCTGAAGGTCGTGCTCCGGGATCCGGGTTCACATGAGACCGCGAAGAAGATCTCAGCCAAGGTGAAAAGATATCTTGAGCGGACCGGCGGCAAAAGGCCCGTCTTCTTATATCTCCATTACAGGGATGTGCACGGCCCGTATATGCCCCCTCCGCCTTATGACAGTGTATTCCCAGGGCCGGATTCCGCATATGACGGAGAGATACGGTACGCGGATAATAGTATCAGGGCGCTATTTACCTTGCTGAAAGGATACGGGATCGACAACAGGAATTCTGTTATCATAGTCACGGCAGACCACGGCGAGGAATTTTATGATGATCCTCCGCCGGATAAACGCTCCCCGGGGGGCCACGGCAGGACTTTATACAATGAGCTGATACATGTCCCGCTCATAATGTCCATACCCGGACTTCCTGCCGGGAAGAGGATAGGCGCGTATGTCGGGCTTATCGATATCGCCCCGACCCTTTGCGATATCCTGAAGATCGATCGGAAGAGATACGGCCGATTCCAGGGCATGACCCTTCTGCCCGTTATAAACGGAGAGGATGACGGCCATCGTCCTGTATATGGCGGCGGTAAGTACGGCAGGGGCTTTGTGATCAGGGGCGGATACAAGTATTATATCGACTTGAAGAATAAGACCGCCAGTTGCATGCGTCCCGCGGACAATGACAATGTGATGCGTGAAGAGCTCTATGATATGAATGCGGATTTTAATGAGGTGATGGATCTCTCAGGCGCCAGACCGGATATCGTTTCGGAGCTGAGGAAGGAGTTGGAGGCATTCATCAAAGGGTCCCCGGTGTACGGGGGGCTTGCCGCGTCTGTGTGGCCGGACGCCCGGACCGAAGAAGAGTTGAGATCATTAGGTTATCTGCAATAG
- a CDS encoding glycosyltransferase family 2 protein: MDPGDIAMSERVKSPTSVIIPAYNEEPTIRQVISGLLDERRYPEIIVVDDSSSDKTGFLAEELRVKVIRHETRRGYGAALKTGIKYARGDIIIILDADDTYSPGDIKRLLKSFEAGGYDMVVGVRDLGHFPFYQKFAKGFVTSVMAAIFRQKVPDINSGLRVMKREVVEKYLSVLSDGFSFTASSTLAMLLGRHKIGYVEVGYSGRAGRSNVEIAAYTINFIRSYWRVIYRLKIAAKLSRGRGGMRV, encoded by the coding sequence ATGGATCCCGGAGATATCGCCATGTCCGAACGCGTAAAGAGCCCGACCTCCGTCATAATCCCTGCCTATAATGAAGAGCCGACGATCAGGCAGGTCATCAGCGGCTTATTGGATGAGCGGCGGTATCCAGAGATCATAGTGGTCGATGACAGCTCTTCCGATAAGACCGGCTTTCTGGCAGAGGAGCTCCGGGTCAAGGTCATCAGGCATGAGACGAGGAGAGGATATGGCGCGGCGCTTAAGACGGGTATAAAATATGCGCGCGGCGATATCATCATAATTCTTGATGCCGATGATACATACTCCCCCGGTGACATCAAACGGTTGCTGAAATCCTTTGAGGCCGGAGGGTATGATATGGTGGTGGGGGTGCGCGACCTCGGTCATTTTCCTTTTTATCAAAAGTTCGCCAAAGGGTTCGTCACCTCGGTAATGGCGGCTATATTCAGGCAGAAGGTCCCCGATATCAATTCCGGGCTGAGAGTTATGAAGCGGGAGGTCGTGGAGAAGTACCTATCTGTGCTATCCGACGGTTTCTCGTTCACGGCGAGCAGTACGTTGGCAATGCTCCTGGGCCGGCATAAGATAGGATATGTCGAGGTCGGCTATTCGGGAAGGGCCGGGAGATCCAACGTGGAGATAGCCGCTTACACCATAAACTTTATCAGGAGTTACTGGCGGGTCATCTATCGTCTCAAGATCGCCGCTAAGCTATCCCGGGGGAGGGGAGGGATGCGTGTTTAA
- a CDS encoding radical SAM/SPASM domain-containing protein, with translation MRRFLRARYESVDMRHLDAGMIFAHRVLKGLYRSFDPGNKCFDVVSIQTKTGCNYSCPFCPGNKPGRGLYGGAPPGAEMDPAILKDIAGQLSRSGFRGRISPDLLNEPLMDERLVEFVSILKRGCPRAFLFIQTNGSLLDRSLIMELIDAGMDEIYVNDYTEGHVVLDRLASMPLGKGYRAHITPEGRSFKERLSNRAGNVGIYPVPGEPLRIPCIKPFRQISIAYDGKAILCCQDWQFSQVMGDLSGETLLGIWAGEKYVRVRNGLLNSDRANNALCARCDFSGLW, from the coding sequence ATGAGGAGATTCCTCAGGGCAAGGTATGAGTCGGTGGATATGAGGCACCTTGATGCCGGGATGATCTTTGCCCACCGGGTGCTAAAAGGTTTGTATAGAAGTTTTGACCCCGGGAATAAGTGCTTCGATGTCGTCTCCATCCAGACGAAGACAGGTTGTAATTATAGCTGCCCATTCTGCCCGGGCAATAAACCGGGCCGGGGCCTATACGGCGGGGCGCCGCCGGGAGCAGAGATGGATCCCGCAATCCTTAAGGATATCGCCGGGCAGTTGTCAAGATCGGGATTCAGGGGGAGGATCTCGCCCGATCTCTTGAACGAACCCCTGATGGATGAAAGGCTGGTCGAGTTCGTCTCTATACTGAAGAGAGGATGTCCCCGCGCATTCTTGTTCATTCAAACGAACGGTTCATTGCTGGACAGGAGCCTGATCATGGAGCTCATCGACGCGGGGATGGATGAGATATACGTCAATGATTATACGGAAGGGCATGTAGTATTGGACCGTCTGGCGAGTATGCCTCTGGGTAAGGGTTATCGGGCGCATATCACCCCGGAGGGCCGTTCTTTCAAAGAGCGGTTGTCGAACCGGGCCGGCAATGTCGGCATATATCCCGTCCCCGGCGAACCGCTCAGGATCCCGTGTATTAAACCGTTCAGGCAGATCTCCATAGCTTATGACGGTAAAGCGATACTATGCTGCCAGGATTGGCAATTTTCTCAGGTAATGGGGGACCTCTCCGGTGAGACGCTTCTGGGTATATGGGCCGGCGAGAAGTATGTAAGGGTCAGGAACGGTCTATTGAACTCTGACCGGGCGAATAACGCTCTTTGCGCCCGGTGCGATTTCAGCGGGTTATGGTGA
- a CDS encoding glycosyltransferase family 39 protein has translation MAKKDGVDNVRLMLGLCLVLGLALSLFLFRRDAFVSTDGCAYVLLGKNLASGLGYTSWGGPHLWFPPGYPLAIGAFYLITGDPELAAHAVSIVSFLISTLLLFRLSSMVYGRSAALLAVILFMVNRSVLENSHATMAHSLDMALVTAAACLAATIINKNGPAFRYFVLLGIVLAGASLNRPENIILSVAVVSCLLFQTGGRLLRRLAAFSCLILAFGITVFPYVNFIHRHTGEWTLTAKVTNLQHYEYLYSNDPLGREKMTKARVSDFDLLRYIKKEKEALAARYLQGAKQLPGVLSGILFGAPGFLLICLGLFWQKLDKDKLKVQVLLLSCLSPLVIVPFGNMRVRYFLSVVPVFMVWMGRGLENVYLLMKGRLKCPVRQSAAVVCCVVVLLALPTARFLFFGKNTGLAYEHKEMGLWMKDNIEGIESRKIASRKPWVPFYSGGAREGIPFSKDDKSLPSYLRSRGIDYLIIDERFTSGVRPLLRPLLDDAGRHDGLSRVHVIREPKKIVLYKVE, from the coding sequence ATGGCAAAAAAAGACGGTGTCGATAATGTCCGGTTGATGCTGGGCCTGTGCCTTGTGCTCGGTTTAGCGCTCTCTCTATTTCTCTTCAGGCGCGATGCTTTCGTCTCAACGGATGGTTGTGCGTATGTTTTACTCGGAAAGAACCTCGCAAGCGGCCTCGGGTATACTTCATGGGGAGGCCCGCACCTGTGGTTCCCGCCGGGCTACCCTTTGGCGATAGGTGCTTTTTATCTCATCACGGGCGACCCGGAATTGGCCGCTCACGCGGTCTCCATTGTATCTTTCCTGATCTCCACGCTCTTACTCTTCAGGCTGTCCAGTATGGTGTATGGCCGGTCCGCGGCCCTGCTTGCGGTCATCCTTTTCATGGTGAATAGGTCCGTACTGGAAAATTCGCACGCGACCATGGCTCATTCCCTGGATATGGCCCTCGTGACCGCAGCCGCCTGTCTTGCCGCTACCATCATAAATAAGAATGGGCCGGCTTTCAGGTATTTTGTCCTGCTGGGCATCGTCCTGGCGGGGGCCAGCCTGAACCGTCCTGAAAACATAATTTTATCCGTAGCCGTTGTATCTTGCCTTCTTTTTCAGACAGGCGGCCGTCTCCTCAGGAGGCTGGCCGCCTTTTCCTGCCTGATATTGGCCTTCGGCATCACCGTATTTCCTTATGTCAATTTTATCCATAGGCATACCGGCGAATGGACCCTTACCGCTAAGGTCACAAATTTGCAGCATTATGAGTACCTCTATTCCAATGATCCCCTGGGCAGGGAGAAGATGACCAAAGCCCGCGTTTCCGACTTTGACCTTTTGAGATACATAAAGAAAGAGAAGGAGGCGCTCGCGGCGAGATATCTTCAGGGCGCGAAGCAGCTGCCCGGTGTCCTGAGCGGTATTCTGTTCGGAGCGCCCGGGTTTCTTTTAATATGCCTGGGATTGTTCTGGCAGAAGCTGGACAAGGACAAACTTAAGGTCCAGGTGCTGCTATTATCCTGCCTCTCTCCCCTGGTGATCGTACCTTTCGGCAATATGAGGGTGAGATATTTTTTGAGCGTCGTGCCGGTATTCATGGTATGGATGGGCAGGGGCCTGGAGAACGTTTATCTGCTTATGAAGGGGCGCCTCAAATGTCCCGTCAGGCAATCTGCGGCGGTCGTTTGCTGCGTTGTGGTACTGCTCGCCCTGCCTACGGCCAGGTTCTTATTTTTCGGCAAAAATACCGGCCTCGCGTATGAACATAAAGAGATGGGGTTATGGATGAAAGATAATATCGAGGGGATTGAGAGCAGGAAGATAGCTTCCAGGAAGCCCTGGGTCCCGTTCTATTCGGGCGGGGCGCGCGAGGGCATACCATTCAGCAAGGACGATAAGAGCCTGCCGTCATATTTAAGGAGCAGAGGCATCGATTACCTGATAATCGATGAAAGGTTCACCTCGGGTGTCCGTCCGCTTCTGCGTCCGCTTCTCGACGATGCCGGGAGACACGACGGGTTGAGCAGGGTGCACGTGATCAGGGAACCAAAGAAAATAGTCCTATATAAGGTAGAATGA
- a CDS encoding DMT family protein codes for MHKLVITTLMLAGSNVFMTFAWYGHLKNYNHKPWIVAAIISWGIALFEYLIQVPANRIGHQVLNLGQLKILQEVITLSIFVPFSLFYMKEGLKQDYLWAAVFIMLAAFFMFRGLFVSN; via the coding sequence ATGCATAAATTGGTAATTACGACATTGATGCTCGCAGGAAGCAATGTATTCATGACGTTCGCGTGGTATGGTCACCTGAAGAATTATAACCACAAACCCTGGATCGTAGCGGCCATCATAAGCTGGGGCATTGCGTTATTTGAGTACCTGATACAGGTCCCGGCCAACAGGATAGGCCATCAGGTTTTGAACCTGGGACAGCTTAAGATCCTCCAGGAGGTCATAACGCTCTCCATCTTTGTGCCTTTTTCGCTATTTTACATGAAGGAAGGCCTGAAACAGGATTATCTGTGGGCGGCGGTCTTCATAATGCTGGCGGCCTTCTTCATGTTCCGCGGATTATTCGTTAGTAATTAG
- a CDS encoding GIY-YIG nuclease family protein, translated as MKAKFKRSGRFYVYIVECRDGTYYTGYTPDIENRIKLHNAGRGAKYTRDRRPVELIWKKEYKHFKRAFLEEKRIKGLTRAQKEELMGKRLKRRRGPSL; from the coding sequence ATGAAAGCCAAATTCAAGCGTTCGGGCAGGTTCTATGTATATATCGTGGAATGCCGGGACGGGACGTATTATACGGGATATACCCCGGATATTGAAAATAGGATAAAGCTCCATAACGCGGGCAGGGGAGCCAAGTATACGCGGGACAGGCGGCCCGTGGAGCTGATATGGAAGAAAGAGTATAAACACTTTAAGAGGGCTTTCCTGGAAGAGAAAAGGATAAAAGGCCTGACTAGAGCGCAGAAAGAGGAACTGATGGGAAAACGTCTTAAGCGACGAAGGGGTCCCTCATTGTGA